A genomic window from Brassica oleracea var. oleracea cultivar TO1000 chromosome C8, BOL, whole genome shotgun sequence includes:
- the LOC106310136 gene encoding V-type proton ATPase subunit e2-like, whose translation MAFLVTSVIFAVVGIIASIFTRICFNQGPSTNLLHFTLVITATVCCWMMWAIVYIAQMKPLIVPILSEVE comes from the exons ATGGCTTTTCTTGTAACATCCGTAATATTCGCTGTGGTCGGCATCATTGCTTCGATTTTCACTAGAATCTGTTTCAACCAAGGCCCCTCCACCAATCT GCTACATTTTACCTTGGTCATTACAGCCACGGTCTGCTGTTGGATGAT GTGGGCAATCGTTTACATTGCGCAGATGAAGCCTCTCATTGTCCCAATCCTAAGCGAGGTGGAGTAG